A section of the Pedobacter sp. HDW13 genome encodes:
- a CDS encoding biopolymer transporter ExbD, with the protein MNLRKRTKGGVEVHTSALNDIMFFLMLFFLLASAVVNPQVVKLLLPQSSSGQQSTAKKAVTVTIDEKLNYFVDKKPTPEDQLQPVIEGFQKLAPDLTIILYVAKNVPAENIMVAYDVANKLKLKLVLAVEPKK; encoded by the coding sequence ATGAATTTACGCAAAAGAACAAAAGGAGGTGTAGAAGTACATACATCGGCACTGAACGACATTATGTTCTTCCTGATGCTGTTTTTCCTGTTGGCATCTGCTGTGGTAAATCCCCAGGTAGTTAAATTGTTATTGCCCCAATCATCAAGCGGACAACAATCTACAGCCAAAAAAGCAGTTACCGTAACTATAGACGAAAAGTTAAATTATTTCGTTGATAAGAAACCGACACCAGAAGATCAGTTACAACCGGTTATTGAAGGCTTCCAAAAACTGGCACCAGATTTAACCATCATTTTGTACGTAGCTAAAAATGTACCTGCCGAAAATATTATGGTAGCCTATGATGTTGCCAATAAACTGAAATTAAAACTTGTTTTAGCTGTTGAGCCTAAAAAATAA
- a CDS encoding energy transducer TonB has translation MNTAEENNYPKAVAISTGIMAFLLAISFFIVIGSFQPPEDIGMGGMVVNYGTAAEGMGDDYTSIEEPSADPNANAKVPDKVTPEEKVTPNKSTESTDKEIQTQNTEDALAVNTKPTKVKTTTPTAQTEEKPAKPTINQAALYKGKKSTGQGQGDGTGSTPGNQGSVNGDPLANNYGEGGSGFGNKPIALRHFSNLVVPQDDGQKTGRVAIRIYFNKNGDIIRANQELKGSTITDTELVNKCIKAVLESSLSKTEVGGDNQTGVVVFNFKVK, from the coding sequence ATGAATACTGCAGAAGAAAATAATTACCCAAAAGCAGTTGCCATTTCTACCGGGATAATGGCTTTTCTGCTTGCGATCAGCTTTTTCATTGTAATCGGCTCATTCCAACCGCCAGAAGATATTGGCATGGGTGGCATGGTAGTAAATTACGGCACAGCGGCTGAAGGTATGGGCGATGATTATACCAGTATTGAAGAGCCATCTGCCGACCCGAATGCTAATGCTAAAGTACCAGACAAGGTTACCCCAGAAGAAAAAGTTACCCCTAATAAATCAACAGAATCAACTGATAAAGAAATACAAACCCAGAATACAGAGGATGCCTTAGCGGTAAATACTAAACCCACCAAGGTTAAAACCACTACCCCAACGGCACAAACTGAAGAAAAGCCGGCCAAGCCTACCATTAACCAGGCAGCCTTATATAAAGGTAAAAAAAGTACAGGCCAGGGTCAGGGCGATGGAACTGGAAGTACACCAGGTAATCAGGGTTCTGTAAATGGCGATCCGTTAGCAAATAATTATGGCGAAGGTGGTTCCGGTTTTGGTAACAAGCCCATTGCACTTAGACATTTTTCTAACCTGGTAGTTCCGCAAGATGATGGACAAAAAACGGGGAGGGTAGCTATTCGCATTTATTTTAATAAAAACGGAGATATTATTCGTGCCAATCAAGAACTAAAAGGCTCTACCATTACCGATACTGAACTGGTAAACAAATGTATTAAAGCAGTTCTAGAATCTTCATTAAGTAAAACTGAAGTTGGTGGAGATAATCAAACAGGAGTTGTAGTTTTTAACTTTAAAGTGAAATAA
- a CDS encoding gliding motility-associated C-terminal domain-containing protein, which yields MSKLLAQTFYVSSLINPLYVPGGSYIYKVELTNEGVKYTKIQECLTGDKFFSIAMNKDNLFWLRDSEIYTANMKENSLENCRRLFPSMAFSNSLTLGYNNKLYYCSTFLFEADVNTGKTDILGPLNYLPSGDICFYKKELYMATTQGIVKVNLKQPNKSTLHIPLPGDLFLYGIVSVSTGTRKNTVYGLSNVGNSQTDIIEFDIENQKMVGVVGKLPFNVLDAASMVEDGSIIGIELEKIDIYQDCISGNTANVDISTAPHIEDFTYTLNGVSNSTGKFTGLPKGQYTLSINSASDSYTTTIDVPEMSLIKPVYSWQIKNQLCETPGEITFSTPEQNSSYQIRYSGKLYPFNNTFSNLLIGKSNHFEIVNKYGCKVDEQDIAVGRDQCKIQFDRVDVVQQCDVFHQGIINILTKAHTAAYTYTLNNSISNVTGVFKNLVAGSYQVKISSDEDVFETNVIVPDYKQLQPNFSFVKINPACASKGRIQFNSFTGSDNYQIKLKNDILPYDYTFNNLEIGKYHFTVLSKVGCLIDEFDVELVYEPCPIVINNIEILQECNVLGKGFIKINCPSIPETYTFTLNNSVSNSTGTFNMLDPGSYTIEVKASGGASSVNRTVVVPDYSLSKPVSKINAKNPACERKGEISFSIGNNTADYNIKYKEAIYPGGHVFSDLIEGDYNFTILKLNGCIVDELNKKLVYEPCPIIISNIEIMPECNVLGKAFLKVNCPPIPETYTFTLNNSISNNTGVFNMLDVGIYEIEVKASGGAPSAYRTVVVPDYSLTKPITIVNARNPVCDLTGEISFSIGKRSADYNIRYNGVVYPGNYVFSGLYEGNYSFSILKLNGCIVDELNVALETEACNDISFPTAFSPNFDGVNDNFKAKEGSRAFNFQMQIFDRRGAIIFSSNKLYDAWNGDFKGEPAPVGTYFWVASFTTQENKKIIKKGSVTLIR from the coding sequence GTGTCTAAACTCTTGGCACAAACCTTTTACGTTAGTTCTTTAATTAATCCTTTATATGTTCCAGGCGGGAGTTATATTTATAAGGTTGAGCTTACAAATGAAGGAGTAAAGTATACTAAAATACAGGAATGTTTAACAGGCGACAAGTTCTTTTCCATAGCAATGAATAAAGATAATTTATTTTGGTTGAGAGATTCTGAAATCTACACTGCAAACATGAAAGAAAACAGCCTGGAAAATTGTAGAAGATTATTTCCAAGCATGGCTTTTTCAAATTCCCTAACACTCGGTTATAATAACAAATTATATTATTGCTCAACTTTTTTATTTGAGGCTGATGTTAACACAGGAAAAACAGACATATTAGGGCCACTTAATTATTTACCTAGCGGTGATATCTGTTTTTATAAAAAAGAACTCTATATGGCCACCACTCAGGGGATAGTTAAGGTGAACCTTAAACAGCCTAATAAAAGCACACTCCATATCCCTTTACCTGGAGATTTATTCCTTTATGGAATTGTAAGTGTTTCAACAGGCACAAGGAAAAATACTGTTTATGGATTATCGAATGTAGGTAATTCACAAACAGATATTATAGAATTTGACATAGAGAATCAAAAAATGGTAGGTGTAGTCGGGAAACTTCCATTTAATGTTTTGGATGCTGCCAGTATGGTGGAAGATGGCAGTATTATCGGGATAGAATTGGAGAAAATTGATATTTATCAGGATTGTATTTCTGGTAATACTGCAAATGTTGATATCAGTACGGCACCACATATTGAAGATTTTACTTATACATTAAATGGTGTTTCTAATAGCACTGGTAAATTTACCGGCTTGCCCAAAGGACAGTATACGCTTTCTATAAATTCTGCATCGGATTCGTATACAACAACAATTGATGTGCCTGAAATGAGCTTGATAAAACCGGTTTATAGTTGGCAGATCAAAAATCAGCTTTGCGAAACCCCTGGTGAAATTACTTTTAGTACGCCCGAACAGAATAGCAGCTATCAAATCAGGTATAGTGGGAAATTATATCCATTTAACAATACCTTTTCTAATTTGTTGATTGGCAAATCAAATCATTTCGAAATTGTAAATAAATATGGATGTAAGGTTGATGAACAGGATATTGCCGTTGGACGGGATCAGTGTAAAATTCAATTTGATAGGGTTGATGTGGTGCAACAATGCGATGTTTTTCATCAGGGAATCATCAATATCTTAACTAAGGCGCATACCGCTGCTTATACCTATACTTTAAATAATAGCATTAGTAATGTAACCGGGGTATTTAAAAATTTAGTTGCGGGCTCTTATCAGGTTAAAATTAGTTCTGACGAAGATGTATTTGAAACCAATGTAATCGTACCTGATTATAAGCAGCTGCAGCCAAATTTTTCTTTCGTCAAAATTAATCCTGCCTGCGCCAGTAAGGGGCGTATCCAGTTTAATTCTTTCACTGGTAGTGACAATTATCAAATTAAGCTTAAAAATGACATTTTACCATACGATTATACATTTAATAACCTCGAGATAGGTAAATATCATTTCACTGTTCTTAGTAAAGTGGGCTGTCTAATTGATGAGTTTGATGTAGAATTGGTATATGAACCCTGCCCAATTGTAATAAATAATATCGAAATCCTGCAAGAATGTAATGTTTTAGGTAAAGGATTTATTAAAATTAATTGCCCGTCAATTCCTGAAACCTACACATTTACCCTTAATAATTCGGTATCAAATAGTACAGGTACTTTTAATATGCTTGACCCAGGTAGTTATACAATTGAGGTTAAAGCATCTGGTGGTGCAAGCTCAGTTAATAGAACAGTAGTAGTACCCGATTATTCTTTAAGTAAACCTGTTTCCAAAATTAATGCTAAAAACCCTGCTTGCGAGCGTAAAGGTGAAATTTCGTTTTCTATTGGTAACAACACTGCTGATTATAATATAAAATATAAAGAGGCAATTTATCCGGGCGGCCACGTTTTTTCTGATTTAATTGAAGGAGATTATAATTTTACAATATTAAAACTTAATGGTTGCATAGTTGATGAGTTAAATAAGAAATTGGTATATGAACCCTGTCCAATTATAATTAGTAACATTGAAATTATGCCTGAATGTAATGTTCTGGGGAAAGCTTTTCTAAAAGTTAACTGTCCGCCAATTCCCGAAACTTATACATTTACGCTTAATAATTCTATTTCGAACAATACCGGAGTTTTTAATATGCTTGATGTTGGTATTTACGAAATTGAAGTAAAAGCTTCAGGAGGTGCACCATCTGCGTACCGAACGGTTGTAGTGCCTGATTATTCGTTAACAAAGCCAATTACTATCGTTAATGCCAGGAATCCTGTTTGCGATTTAACTGGTGAGATATCATTTTCTATAGGAAAGCGTTCGGCAGATTATAATATTAGATATAATGGGGTGGTTTATCCCGGTAATTACGTTTTTTCTGGTCTTTATGAGGGAAACTATTCATTCTCTATTCTCAAGTTAAATGGATGTATTGTTGATGAACTCAATGTTGCTCTGGAAACTGAAGCTTGTAACGATATTTCATTTCCAACAGCATTTAGCCCAAATTTTGATGGTGTAAATGATAACTTTAAGGCAAAAGAAGGGAGCAGAGCTTTTAATTTTCAAATGCAGATTTTTGATAGGAGAGGAGCAATTATTTTTTCGTCAAATAAATTATATGATGCCTGGAATGGTGATTTTAAAGGAGAACCAGCTCCTGTAGGTACGTATTTTTGGGTTGCATCTTTTACCACCCAGGAGAATAAAAAAATCATCAAAAAAGGATCAGTAACTTTAATCAGATAA
- a CDS encoding folylpolyglutamate synthase/dihydrofolate synthase family protein, translating to MNYQQTLDYLYSKLPMFTRVGASAFKKDLTNTIIFCEALGNPQHQFKSIHVGGTNGKGSTSHMLASVLQAQGYKTGLYTSPHLKDFRERIRINGKMISKTEVISFVKNQQKLIEKVEPSFFEVTVALAFDCFARHQVNIAIIEVGLGGRLDSTNIINPLISVITNISLDHTNMLGNTLTEIASEKAGIIKKNTPVVIGETHPESAPVFEKKAEQENAPIIFADVVLRAQNFKIKNNKLSLSVYQGEEIKYKNLQSDLTGIYQHKNILTVLETLAVLNEKTEIKTDEASIFKGISQVKKQTGLQGRWQTLSKNPLVICDTGHNEAGINEVIKNISQTPYQNLHIVFGMVKDKDISKVLSLMPKNATYYFCKPDLERGLAASDLAAQAAVFNLKGNTYSSVTEAKATAIQSAGAKDLVYIGGSTFVVAEAI from the coding sequence ATGAACTACCAACAAACACTCGATTATTTATACAGTAAACTGCCCATGTTTACACGTGTAGGTGCTTCGGCCTTTAAAAAAGATTTAACCAATACCATCATTTTCTGCGAAGCTTTAGGAAATCCACAACATCAGTTTAAAAGCATACATGTAGGTGGTACCAATGGCAAGGGCTCAACCTCGCATATGCTGGCATCTGTTTTACAGGCGCAAGGTTATAAAACAGGTTTATACACTTCACCGCATTTAAAAGATTTTCGCGAGCGGATCCGGATCAATGGAAAAATGATCAGTAAAACGGAAGTGATTTCGTTTGTTAAAAATCAGCAAAAACTGATTGAAAAGGTCGAACCTTCGTTTTTTGAAGTCACTGTTGCCTTAGCCTTCGATTGTTTTGCCAGACATCAGGTAAATATCGCAATCATTGAAGTAGGTTTAGGCGGCCGCCTCGATTCGACTAATATCATCAATCCGCTTATTTCGGTAATTACCAATATCAGTTTAGACCACACCAACATGCTGGGCAATACCCTGACCGAAATTGCAAGTGAAAAGGCGGGAATAATTAAAAAAAACACACCAGTTGTAATTGGCGAAACCCATCCCGAATCGGCTCCGGTTTTCGAAAAAAAGGCAGAGCAAGAAAATGCTCCAATTATTTTTGCTGACGTAGTTTTAAGGGCGCAGAATTTTAAAATCAAAAACAATAAACTTTCGTTGTCAGTTTATCAGGGAGAGGAAATCAAATATAAAAACCTACAAAGCGACCTCACTGGTATTTACCAGCACAAAAATATTTTAACCGTTTTAGAAACACTAGCTGTGCTTAATGAGAAAACGGAAATCAAAACTGATGAAGCCAGTATTTTTAAGGGAATAAGTCAGGTTAAAAAACAGACAGGCCTACAGGGGCGTTGGCAAACACTAAGTAAAAACCCTTTGGTAATCTGCGATACCGGGCATAATGAAGCCGGAATTAACGAGGTAATCAAAAACATCAGCCAAACGCCTTATCAAAACCTCCATATCGTTTTCGGAATGGTTAAAGACAAGGATATTTCTAAAGTTTTATCGCTAATGCCTAAAAATGCTACTTATTATTTTTGTAAGCCCGATTTGGAACGGGGTTTAGCAGCCAGTGATCTTGCTGCACAGGCGGCTGTATTTAACTTAAAAGGAAATACCTATTCTTCGGTAACTGAAGCCAAAGCAACAGCCATTCAATCGGCAGGTGCAAAAGACCTGGTTTATATTGGTGGAAGCACATTTGTGGTGGCCGAAGCGATATAA
- the pafA gene encoding alkaline phosphatase PafA: protein MRKIPCLIFSVSILSISIAFGQSKKVTPASAKAFPAEVARPKLVVGLVVDQMRWDYLYRFYNRYTNGGLKRLVNEGFSVENTFIPYTPTYTACGHTCIYTGSVPAVHGIIGNDWYDPETKKNVYCTEDSTVTTVGSTPSSEGNMSPKNMLTTTITDELRLATNFKGKVIGISLKDRGSILPAGHAANAAYWYQGSTGNWITSSYYMKEVPTWIADYNKLKLANKFYTKNWETLYPINTYVNSTADAKEYEGKNNTFPHQLTQNIDKNFDAIRSTPYGNTITLDLAKLAILSEDLGQDNITDFLAVSCSSTDYVGHAYGPNSIEAEDTYLRLDKDIEEFFNYLDKKVGKGSYTVFLTADHGAAHVPGFMQENKMPSGIVSDRDIANKLNTYLNDKFKVNNVVLRSMNNQIIFDHAKTDKASVNFDVIKSASVEFLKTLDGFQNAVDIANISQSTLQEIQKKMITNGYNARRSGDIYYVLQPNWFNGGSTGTTHGNWNPYDSHIPLVFMGWGIKPGATNKTHYMTDIAPTLAALLHIQMPNGTVGEPITEITNK, encoded by the coding sequence ATGAGAAAAATTCCTTGTCTGATCTTTTCAGTTTCTATTCTTTCTATTTCAATTGCTTTCGGGCAATCTAAAAAGGTAACACCCGCATCAGCTAAAGCATTTCCAGCCGAAGTAGCCCGCCCTAAACTGGTGGTTGGCCTGGTAGTAGATCAAATGCGTTGGGATTATCTGTACCGCTTTTACAACCGTTACACCAATGGTGGATTGAAAAGATTAGTAAACGAGGGTTTCTCAGTCGAAAATACATTTATTCCCTATACGCCAACCTATACTGCTTGTGGTCATACTTGTATTTATACTGGTTCTGTACCAGCTGTACATGGTATTATTGGTAACGATTGGTACGATCCGGAAACCAAAAAGAACGTTTATTGTACCGAAGATTCGACTGTAACTACGGTTGGTAGCACACCTTCATCAGAAGGAAACATGTCGCCAAAAAATATGTTAACCACCACCATTACCGATGAGTTGAGGTTAGCCACTAATTTTAAAGGGAAAGTAATCGGTATTTCCTTAAAAGACAGAGGTTCTATCCTTCCTGCTGGCCATGCTGCAAATGCAGCTTACTGGTACCAGGGCAGTACCGGCAACTGGATTACCAGTAGCTATTACATGAAAGAAGTGCCAACCTGGATTGCCGATTATAACAAATTAAAACTGGCCAATAAGTTTTATACCAAAAACTGGGAAACACTATACCCGATTAACACTTACGTAAACAGTACTGCTGATGCCAAAGAATATGAAGGCAAAAACAATACGTTCCCGCACCAGTTAACCCAAAATATCGATAAAAACTTCGATGCGATTAGAAGTACGCCTTACGGTAACACCATTACTTTAGATTTGGCTAAATTGGCTATTTTATCAGAAGATTTAGGTCAGGATAATATTACCGATTTCTTAGCTGTTAGTTGCTCTTCTACCGATTATGTTGGTCACGCTTACGGTCCTAACTCTATTGAAGCAGAAGATACCTACCTGCGTTTAGATAAGGACATTGAAGAATTCTTTAACTATCTGGATAAAAAAGTAGGTAAAGGCAGCTATACTGTATTCTTAACTGCCGATCACGGTGCTGCACATGTTCCGGGCTTTATGCAAGAAAACAAAATGCCTTCTGGTATTGTAAGCGACAGAGACATTGCCAATAAATTAAATACTTATCTGAACGATAAATTCAAAGTTAACAATGTGGTTTTAAGATCGATGAACAACCAGATCATTTTCGACCACGCTAAAACAGATAAAGCGTCAGTGAATTTCGACGTGATCAAATCAGCATCAGTTGAATTCTTAAAAACTTTAGACGGCTTTCAGAATGCAGTAGATATTGCAAACATTTCGCAAAGCACACTTCAGGAGATTCAGAAAAAGATGATCACCAATGGATATAACGCACGCAGAAGTGGAGATATTTATTACGTTTTGCAACCAAACTGGTTTAATGGCGGCAGCACCGGTACTACTCATGGTAACTGGAACCCATACGATTCGCATATTCCACTTGTGTTTATGGGCTGGGGAATTAAACCAGGTGCGACCAATAAAACACACTACATGACTGATATTGCACCCACACTGGCTGCTCTACTCCATATCCAAATGCCAAACGGAACAGTAGGAGAACCAATAACAGAAATAACCAATAAATAA
- a CDS encoding VOC family protein, with product MSKYTATKLTPMLESHDMPATLKFYTEILGFTCATKFDDLSWFCVTKDEIEIMFSMPNAHRNMPKAVMSGSLYIKTNEVELLWENLKDQCDICYPIEDFEFGMREFAIYDNNGYLLQFGHELE from the coding sequence ATGTCAAAATACACCGCCACCAAACTTACCCCCATGCTCGAATCGCATGATATGCCTGCAACGCTAAAATTTTATACCGAAATTCTAGGTTTCACTTGTGCTACAAAATTTGATGATCTGAGTTGGTTTTGCGTCACTAAAGATGAGATAGAGATCATGTTCAGCATGCCCAATGCACACCGCAATATGCCTAAAGCAGTGATGAGCGGCTCACTTTATATCAAAACAAACGAAGTTGAATTACTTTGGGAAAATTTAAAAGATCAATGCGACATTTGCTATCCTATCGAAGATTTTGAATTCGGTATGCGTGAATTTGCTATCTACGATAATAACGGTTATCTGCTTCAGTTTGGACACGAATTGGAATAG
- a CDS encoding methylmalonyl-CoA mutase family protein yields MQQVEIYKPKNKIRFVTAASLFDGHDATINIMRRILQSSGAEVIHLGHNRSVDEVVNCAIQEDVQGIAMTSYQGGHIEYFKYMYDLLQERGSGHIKIFAGGGGVILPAEIEELQAYGISKIYSPDDGRKMGLQGMINDMLVQTDFVTKTSITNELATIPAKDIKAIAGAITVAENDPEGAQKFVDELKRLSQNNTAPILGITGTGGAGKSSLVDELVRRFLVEVKYKTLAIISVDPSKRKTGGALLGDRIRMNAINNPRVYMRSLATRQANLALSKNVQESIDICKAAGYDLIIVETSGIGQSDTEITEHCDVSLYVMTPEFGAATQLEKIDMLDFADLVAINKFDKRGALDALRDVRKQYKRNHNIFDAKDDEIPVYGTMASQFNDPGMNNLFVALMEQIKVKTGTDFKAKMELTTDQSEKIYIIPPDRIRYLAEIAESSQMYNEWVTKQATIARKMYQLKGVIDLTKEINSPLLEGCPEDEMSRNLQATYTFFEEQLDGECKRLLRQWPDTKSAYQEEFFIYKVRDKEIKQPLFYESLSKLQIPKVSLPRYEDWGDILRWLLTENLPGEFPYAAGVFPLKREGEDPTRMFAGEGGPERTNKRFHYVSLGQPAHRLSTAFDSVTLYGEDPHIRPDIYGKIGNSGVSIATLDDAKKLYSGFDLCAPSTSVSMTINGPAPMLLGFFMNAAIDQQCEKYIIENGLEKEVEAKITAIYKAKNADKPAYNGTLPQGNDGLGLMLLGVTGDQVLPADVYAQIRAKAISSVRGTVQADILKEDQAQNTCIFSTEFALRMMGDIQKYFIDEKVRNFYSVSISGYHIAEAGANPISQLAFTLSNGFTFVEYYLSRGMHIDDFAPNLSFFFSNGIDPEYAVIGRVARRIWAKAIKNKYKGNDRSQKLKYHIQTSGRSLHAQEIDFNDIRTTLQALYAIYDNCNSLHTNAYDEAITTPTEESVRRAMAIQLIINRELGLAKNENPLQGAFIIEELTDLVEEAVLTEFKRINDRGGVLGAMETMYQRGKIQEESLYYETLKHTGEYPIVGVNTFLNKNGSPTIVPGEVIRATEEEKQFQISTLEKFQQRNNDKAASLLKQLQKSAVAGDNIFEQLMEVCKICSLGQISNALYEVGGQYRRNM; encoded by the coding sequence ATGCAACAAGTAGAAATATATAAGCCCAAAAATAAAATCCGTTTTGTAACCGCTGCTTCCCTTTTCGATGGCCACGATGCAACCATTAATATCATGCGCCGTATCCTTCAATCGTCTGGTGCCGAGGTAATTCACCTGGGTCACAACCGTTCGGTTGATGAAGTGGTAAATTGCGCCATTCAGGAAGATGTACAGGGCATCGCCATGACTTCTTACCAGGGCGGGCACATCGAATATTTCAAATACATGTACGATTTGTTGCAGGAAAGAGGTTCGGGGCATATTAAGATATTTGCAGGTGGCGGAGGTGTAATTTTGCCTGCCGAAATTGAAGAACTTCAGGCATATGGGATTTCGAAAATCTACTCGCCAGATGATGGCCGTAAAATGGGTTTACAGGGCATGATAAACGATATGTTGGTGCAAACTGATTTTGTAACCAAAACCAGTATCACCAATGAGTTAGCAACCATACCCGCCAAAGATATTAAAGCCATAGCCGGGGCTATTACTGTTGCAGAAAATGATCCGGAAGGCGCACAAAAATTTGTTGATGAATTAAAGCGGCTATCACAAAACAATACGGCACCTATACTGGGCATTACCGGAACCGGTGGAGCCGGAAAATCTTCGCTGGTTGACGAGCTGGTACGTCGTTTTCTGGTGGAAGTGAAATATAAAACGCTGGCCATTATTTCTGTCGACCCTTCTAAGCGGAAAACCGGAGGAGCCCTACTTGGCGACCGGATCAGGATGAACGCCATCAACAACCCCAGGGTGTATATGCGCTCGCTAGCTACCAGGCAAGCCAATCTGGCATTATCTAAAAACGTGCAGGAAAGTATTGATATCTGCAAAGCTGCAGGCTACGATCTGATTATTGTCGAAACTTCAGGAATTGGCCAGTCTGATACCGAAATTACCGAACATTGTGATGTTTCATTGTACGTAATGACTCCCGAATTTGGTGCAGCTACCCAATTGGAAAAAATAGACATGCTTGATTTCGCCGATCTCGTAGCCATTAATAAATTTGATAAAAGAGGTGCCCTGGATGCGCTGAGAGATGTACGTAAACAATATAAGCGAAACCATAACATTTTCGATGCCAAGGACGATGAAATCCCGGTTTATGGCACTATGGCCTCTCAGTTTAACGATCCGGGCATGAATAACTTGTTTGTGGCCTTAATGGAACAAATAAAGGTTAAAACCGGAACTGATTTCAAAGCCAAAATGGAATTGACTACCGATCAATCCGAAAAGATTTATATCATTCCTCCCGATCGGATCCGGTACCTGGCCGAAATTGCAGAATCGAGCCAGATGTATAATGAGTGGGTAACTAAACAGGCAACCATTGCCCGCAAAATGTATCAGCTCAAAGGTGTAATTGACCTGACTAAGGAGATCAATTCTCCTCTTTTAGAGGGGTGTCCGGAGGACGAGATGTCAAGAAATTTACAGGCAACCTACACCTTTTTCGAAGAACAACTCGATGGCGAATGCAAAAGGTTATTGCGCCAGTGGCCCGATACCAAAAGTGCTTATCAGGAAGAGTTTTTCATTTATAAAGTCCGGGATAAAGAAATTAAACAGCCTTTGTTTTATGAATCACTTTCAAAGCTTCAAATCCCTAAAGTATCATTGCCACGTTATGAAGACTGGGGCGATATTTTAAGGTGGTTGCTCACCGAAAACCTGCCAGGCGAATTTCCTTACGCTGCAGGGGTATTTCCACTTAAGCGCGAAGGCGAAGACCCTACCCGCATGTTTGCAGGCGAAGGTGGTCCCGAACGTACTAATAAGCGTTTCCACTATGTTTCATTAGGTCAACCAGCGCACCGCTTATCTACCGCTTTCGATTCGGTTACCCTTTATGGCGAAGATCCCCATATCCGTCCCGATATTTATGGTAAAATAGGTAACTCCGGTGTAAGTATAGCCACTTTGGATGATGCCAAAAAATTATATTCAGGCTTCGATCTCTGTGCACCTTCTACTTCGGTATCGATGACAATTAATGGACCTGCGCCCATGTTACTGGGCTTTTTCATGAACGCTGCCATCGATCAGCAATGTGAAAAATACATTATCGAAAATGGATTGGAAAAAGAAGTTGAAGCTAAAATTACGGCCATTTATAAAGCCAAAAATGCTGATAAACCAGCTTATAATGGTACTTTGCCGCAAGGAAACGATGGTTTAGGTCTGATGCTTTTGGGCGTAACAGGCGATCAGGTGTTGCCTGCAGATGTGTATGCACAAATAAGGGCTAAAGCTATCAGCTCGGTGCGCGGAACCGTTCAAGCCGATATTTTAAAAGAAGATCAGGCACAAAATACCTGTATTTTTTCTACCGAATTTGCTCTAAGGATGATGGGTGATATTCAGAAATATTTCATTGATGAAAAAGTACGAAACTTCTATTCAGTATCCATTTCAGGTTACCACATTGCCGAGGCTGGGGCCAATCCCATCTCGCAACTGGCTTTTACGTTGAGTAATGGCTTTACCTTTGTTGAGTATTATTTAAGTAGGGGGATGCATATTGATGATTTTGCACCTAACCTCTCTTTCTTTTTCTCTAATGGTATCGATCCTGAATATGCCGTGATTGGTCGTGTGGCACGTAGAATTTGGGCAAAAGCCATTAAAAACAAATATAAAGGGAATGATCGTTCGCAAAAACTGAAATACCACATTCAAACTTCAGGTCGTTCATTACATGCTCAGGAAATTGATTTTAACGATATCCGTACCACTTTACAAGCATTATATGCCATTTACGACAATTGTAATTCGCTTCACACCAATGCTTACGACGAAGCCATTACTACACCTACCGAAGAATCGGTAAGAAGGGCAATGGCCATTCAATTAATCATAAACCGTGAGTTAGGTCTGGCCAAAAATGAAAATCCATTACAAGGGGCTTTTATTATCGAAGAGTTAACTGATTTGGTAGAAGAAGCTGTACTGACAGAATTTAAGCGCATTAACGATCGTGGTGGTGTTTTAGGAGCTATGGAAACCATGTATCAACGTGGAAAAATACAAGAAGAAAGCCTGTACTACGAAACGCTGAAACATACAGGTGAATATCCGATTGTTGGTGTAAATACTTTCTTAAATAAAAATGGCTCACCTACTATTGTTCCCGGCGAAGTGATCAGGGCTACCGAAGAAGAAAAACAGTTTCAGATTTCTACTTTAGAAAAGTTTCAGCAACGCAATAATGATAAAGCTGCCAGTTTATTGAAACAGTTACAAAAATCCGCTGTTGCCGGTGATAATATCTTCGAACAGTTAATGGAAGTATGTAAAATCTGTTCATTAGGGCAAATTAGCAACGCCCTTTACGAAGTTGGCGGACAATACAGGAGAAACATGTAA